Proteins from a single region of Cydia pomonella isolate Wapato2018A chromosome 13, ilCydPomo1, whole genome shotgun sequence:
- the LOC133524307 gene encoding histone RNA hairpin-binding protein encodes MSNSAIDNTWTKDLREILNDKRKATKGRIKSQSDSSRENSNSRKRAKPNEKAGTETRARKPKKPVELETDPLMLQRRQKQIDYGKNTTGYHNYLQHVPIDKRTKDDPKTPDKYSKYSRRSWDTLIKMWRLKLHEYDTDGAKSNTGSNSGSVAGSTTYSDEDEGDNVEQ; translated from the exons ATGAGTAACTCCGCAATAGATAATACTTGGACTAAAGATTTAAGAGAAATCCTCAATG ACAAACGCAAAGCGACGAAAGGAAGAATAAAGTCACAGTCGGACAGCAGCAGAGAAAATTCAAACAGTAGGAAAAGGGCAAAACCCAATGAGAAAGCAGGCACTGAAACAAGAGCACG taAACCAAAGAAGCCTGTTGAACTAGAGACTGACCCATTAATGTTGCAAAGAAGACAGAAACAAATTGACTATGGGAAAAACACAACTGGCTACCATAACTATTTGCAGCATGTACCTAT AGACAAGCGCACTAAGGATGACCCAAAGACCCCagataaatattcaaaatacaGTCGCAGGTCATGGGACACATTGATCAAGATGTGGAGGTTAAAGTTACATGAGTATGACACTGATGGAGCCAAGTCAAACACCGGATCTAACTCTGGCTCTGTTGCTGGTTCCACTACTTATTCTGATGAGGATGAGGGTGATAATGTTGAGCAATAG
- the LOC133524301 gene encoding high mobility group protein 20A isoform X1, which translates to MDGSSKTRQQPSAENANEEIMSSSTELESNVPPSTNGIVASDTSKDPQKPSPKKPKKRKPKVPRDVTAPRQPLTGYVRYLNERRDQLRAEHPELGFAELTRQLASEWSKLPVEEKQQYLDAADQDKEKYNKEWDEYKKTDAYKEFRRQQMEQKHSGGAAKKMKHNHNQASEGASTAAPQTSTEPNTVTANGPSVAAVPRQQTPPRPRPCITPASGEDFGGGDTDIPIFTDQFLQHNKLRESELRQLRKANSDYEQQNAILQRHAEEVSAATARLRAETAAAAERTAALLAHRRALVAALVHALHAVAIPGGPTGATENNIEEYMDKLHTLARETKNQAAVKQARDILNKVELPIH; encoded by the exons atggATGGTTCATCGAAAACTCGTCAACAACCTTCTGCAGAAAATGCAAATGAGGAAATTATGTCCTCGAGTACAGAGCTGGAAAGTAATGTGCCACCCTCAACTAATGGTATCGTAGCTTCTGATACTTCAAAGGATCCTCAAAAACCATCACCGAAGAAGCCCAAAAAACGGAAGCCTAAAGTCCCCCGGGACGTCACTGCGCCACGCCAGCCACTAACGG GATATGTGCGGTATTTGAATGAGCGACGCGACCAACTACGCGCCGAGCACCCCGAGCTTGGGTTTGCGGAGTTGACGCGCCAGCTCGCCAGCGAGTGGAGCAAGTTGCCAGTGGaagaaaaacaacaatattTGGATGCGGCTGATCAGGACAAAGAAAA GTACAATAAAGAGTGGGATGAATATAAGAAAACTGATGCTTATAAGGAATTTAGAAGACAACAAATGGAGCAAAAACATTCTGGTGGTGCAGCTAAGAAGATGAAGCACAATCACAACCAAGCCAGTGAGGGTGCCAGTACTG CAGCCCCTCAAACTAGCACAGAACCAAACACTGTTACAGCTAATGGACCCAGTGTAGCTGCAGTGCCACGGCAACAAACACCACCTAGGCCCAGACCCTGCATTACTCCAGCATCT GGTGAAGACTTTGGTGGTGGGGACACAGACATTCCCATATTCACTGACCAGTTCCTGCAGCACAACAAACTGAGGGAGTCAGAGCTGAGGCAGCTAAGGAAGGCTAACTCTGATTATGAGCAGCAG AACGCTATCCTGCAAAGACATGCGGAGGAGGTGAGCGCAGCGACAGCCCGGCTGCGCGCCGAGACGGCCGCGGCCGCCGAGCGCACCGCAGCGCTGCTCGCGCACCGGCGCGCGCTCGTCGCTGCCCTGGTGCACGCGCTGCACGCCGTCGCCATACCAG GTGGCCCAACGGGTGCAACCGAAAATAACATTGAGGAGTACATGGATAAGCTACACACCCTGGCCAGGGAGACCAAAAACCAGGCGGCCGTAAAGCAAGCCAGAGATATTCTTAATAAAGTGGAACTACCCATACATTAG
- the LOC133524301 gene encoding high mobility group protein 20A isoform X2 has protein sequence MDGSSKTRQQPSAENANEEIMSSSTELESNVPPSTNGIVASDTSKDPQKPSPKKPKKRKPKVPRDVTAPRQPLTGYVRYLNERRDQLRAEHPELGFAELTRQLASEWSKLPVEEKQQYLDAADQDKEKYNKEWDEYKKTDAYKEFRRQQMEQKHSGGAAKKMKHNHNQASEGASTAPQTSTEPNTVTANGPSVAAVPRQQTPPRPRPCITPASGEDFGGGDTDIPIFTDQFLQHNKLRESELRQLRKANSDYEQQNAILQRHAEEVSAATARLRAETAAAAERTAALLAHRRALVAALVHALHAVAIPGGPTGATENNIEEYMDKLHTLARETKNQAAVKQARDILNKVELPIH, from the exons atggATGGTTCATCGAAAACTCGTCAACAACCTTCTGCAGAAAATGCAAATGAGGAAATTATGTCCTCGAGTACAGAGCTGGAAAGTAATGTGCCACCCTCAACTAATGGTATCGTAGCTTCTGATACTTCAAAGGATCCTCAAAAACCATCACCGAAGAAGCCCAAAAAACGGAAGCCTAAAGTCCCCCGGGACGTCACTGCGCCACGCCAGCCACTAACGG GATATGTGCGGTATTTGAATGAGCGACGCGACCAACTACGCGCCGAGCACCCCGAGCTTGGGTTTGCGGAGTTGACGCGCCAGCTCGCCAGCGAGTGGAGCAAGTTGCCAGTGGaagaaaaacaacaatattTGGATGCGGCTGATCAGGACAAAGAAAA GTACAATAAAGAGTGGGATGAATATAAGAAAACTGATGCTTATAAGGAATTTAGAAGACAACAAATGGAGCAAAAACATTCTGGTGGTGCAGCTAAGAAGATGAAGCACAATCACAACCAAGCCAGTGAGGGTGCCAGTACTG CCCCTCAAACTAGCACAGAACCAAACACTGTTACAGCTAATGGACCCAGTGTAGCTGCAGTGCCACGGCAACAAACACCACCTAGGCCCAGACCCTGCATTACTCCAGCATCT GGTGAAGACTTTGGTGGTGGGGACACAGACATTCCCATATTCACTGACCAGTTCCTGCAGCACAACAAACTGAGGGAGTCAGAGCTGAGGCAGCTAAGGAAGGCTAACTCTGATTATGAGCAGCAG AACGCTATCCTGCAAAGACATGCGGAGGAGGTGAGCGCAGCGACAGCCCGGCTGCGCGCCGAGACGGCCGCGGCCGCCGAGCGCACCGCAGCGCTGCTCGCGCACCGGCGCGCGCTCGTCGCTGCCCTGGTGCACGCGCTGCACGCCGTCGCCATACCAG GTGGCCCAACGGGTGCAACCGAAAATAACATTGAGGAGTACATGGATAAGCTACACACCCTGGCCAGGGAGACCAAAAACCAGGCGGCCGTAAAGCAAGCCAGAGATATTCTTAATAAAGTGGAACTACCCATACATTAG
- the LOC133524299 gene encoding U6 small nuclear RNA (adenine-(43)-N(6))-methyltransferase isoform X1, translating to MAMNKYMHPRNIYKNPPDFAKLSKDFSEFSNICKKDVSGKVTIDFKDPHSLRVLTRCLLKSDFKLDVKIPEDRLVPTLPLRLNYLLWIEDLMKAIKRTEHVKGLDIGTGACAIYPLLATAKNKWSMLGTENDEESLTKALENIQRNNLQDFIQLKLNKTSSILDYLFTQESGSEFDFSMCNPPFYSNIQELLESRSTARPPPKNGFTGSPHELITEGGELEFCRKMIQESKNHKNKVILFTTMIGHKFTLNELSEDLKADGIKYTSTEFCQGRVTRWGLAWTYQDYDVYKLAPPRDKPRKKIANTVHQLPELSESISNVDLAFNKLKSLLVGLKISNKVLNKKGNCIFLQITATENTWSNQRRKRRMLERKEANDAKKIKQEFSQEAETSVLENNNLEKKPTVPESACSSNLDSCDDVKPPQFLENPGADLEEQQLVHAFLKLFIKDSHIFLETEFLDGTSGKEGLHQIIQFIKNNWK from the exons ATGGCTATGAATAAATACATGCATccacgaaatatttataaaaaccctCCGGATTTCGCTAAGCTGTCAAAAGATTTCTCAGAATTTTCCAACATTTGTAAAAAG GATGTATCAGGAAAAGTAACAATCGATTTTAAAGATCCACATTCCTTAAGAGTATTGACAAGGTGTCTACTGAAATCTGATTTCAAACTAGATGTTAAAATACCTGAAGACAGATTAGTGCCCACATTGCCCTTACGACTCAATTATCTGTTGTGGATAGAGGATCTAATGAAGGCTATCAAAAGGACTGAACATGTGAAAGGCTTGGACATAG gtactggAGCCTGTGCTATTTATCCACTTTTGGCAACGGCGAAGAATAAATGGAGCATGTTAGGAACAGAAAATGATGAGGAAAGCCTTACTAAGGCTTTAGAGAACATTCAAAGAAATAATTTGCAGGATTTTATTCAAT taaaactaAATAAGACTTCATCAATATTAGACTACCTATTTACTCAAGAAAGTGGATCAGAGTTTGACTTCAGTATGTGCAACCCTCCTTTCTACAGCAACATTCAAGAACTTCTGGAATCTCGCAGTACGGCCAG GCCACCCCCTAAGAATGGATTTACTGGATCCCCACATGAGTTGATAACAGAGGGAGGAGAATTAGAATTTTGTAGAAAAATGATACAAGAAAGCAAGAACCACAAAAATAAAGTCAT attattCACTACAATGATAGGACATAAATTTACTTTAAATGAATTATCTGAAGATTTGAAAGCAGATGGTATTAAATATACTAGCACAGAATTCTGCCAAGGCCGAGTGACAAGATGGGGTTTAGCATGGACATATCAAGACTATGATGTTTACAAATtag CTCCACCAAGGGATAAGCCCCGGAAGAAGATTGCTAACACAGTACATCAGTTACCGGAATTATCAGAGAGTATAAGTAATGTTGATCTTGCTTTCAATAAACTTAAATCCCTCTTGGTGGgcttaaaaatatcaaataaagtcCTTAATAAAAAAGGAAATTGTATATTTCTGCAGATAACTGCTACTGAAAATACATGGAGTAATCAAAGACGAAAAAGGAGAATGCTTGAAAGAAAAGAAGCAAATGacgcaaaaaaaataaaacaagagtTTTCACAAGAGGCAGAGACATCTGTTCTGGAGAAcaataatttagaaaaaaaacctaCTGTGCCTGAAAGTGCTTGTTCAAGTAATCTTGATTCTTGTGATGATGTCAAACCACCACAATTCCTAGAAAACCCTGGAGCAGACTTAGAAGAACAACAGTTAGTACATgcatttttaaaacttttcatTAAAGACAGCCACATATTCCTTGAAACCGAATTTCTTGATGGTACCAGTGGGAAAGAAGGCTTACATCAGATAATACAATTCATTAAAAACAACTGGAAATAA
- the LOC133524299 gene encoding RNA N6-adenosine-methyltransferase METTL16 isoform X2, with translation MAMNKYMHPRNIYKNPPDFAKLSKDFSEFSNICKKDVSGKVTIDFKDPHSLRVLTRCLLKSDFKLDVKIPEDRLVPTLPLRLNYLLWIEDLMKAIKRTEHVKGLDIGTGACAIYPLLATAKNKWSMLGTENDEESLTKALENIQRNNLQDFIQLKLNKTSSILDYLFTQESGSEFDFSMCNPPFYSNIQELLESRSTARPPPKNGFTGSPHELITEGGELEFCRKMIQESKNHKNKVILFTTMIGHKFTLNELSEDLKADGIKYTSTEFCQGRVTRWGLAWTYQDYDVYKLAPPRDKPRKKIANTVHQLPELSESINNCY, from the exons ATGGCTATGAATAAATACATGCATccacgaaatatttataaaaaccctCCGGATTTCGCTAAGCTGTCAAAAGATTTCTCAGAATTTTCCAACATTTGTAAAAAG GATGTATCAGGAAAAGTAACAATCGATTTTAAAGATCCACATTCCTTAAGAGTATTGACAAGGTGTCTACTGAAATCTGATTTCAAACTAGATGTTAAAATACCTGAAGACAGATTAGTGCCCACATTGCCCTTACGACTCAATTATCTGTTGTGGATAGAGGATCTAATGAAGGCTATCAAAAGGACTGAACATGTGAAAGGCTTGGACATAG gtactggAGCCTGTGCTATTTATCCACTTTTGGCAACGGCGAAGAATAAATGGAGCATGTTAGGAACAGAAAATGATGAGGAAAGCCTTACTAAGGCTTTAGAGAACATTCAAAGAAATAATTTGCAGGATTTTATTCAAT taaaactaAATAAGACTTCATCAATATTAGACTACCTATTTACTCAAGAAAGTGGATCAGAGTTTGACTTCAGTATGTGCAACCCTCCTTTCTACAGCAACATTCAAGAACTTCTGGAATCTCGCAGTACGGCCAG GCCACCCCCTAAGAATGGATTTACTGGATCCCCACATGAGTTGATAACAGAGGGAGGAGAATTAGAATTTTGTAGAAAAATGATACAAGAAAGCAAGAACCACAAAAATAAAGTCAT attattCACTACAATGATAGGACATAAATTTACTTTAAATGAATTATCTGAAGATTTGAAAGCAGATGGTATTAAATATACTAGCACAGAATTCTGCCAAGGCCGAGTGACAAGATGGGGTTTAGCATGGACATATCAAGACTATGATGTTTACAAATtag CTCCACCAAGGGATAAGCCCCGGAAGAAGATTGCTAACACAGTACATCAGTTACCGGAATTATCAGAGAGTATAA ATAACTGCTACTGA